Proteins encoded in a region of the Mycolicibacterium chitae genome:
- the moaA gene encoding GTP 3',8-cyclase MoaA — protein MTVTSLGLPTVFRPVGAAPASGPLIDTFGRVATDLRVSLTDRCNLRCTYCMPAEGLDWLATEQVLSTEELVRLLRIAVTRLGITNVRFTGGEPLLAKDLDRVIAATAALRPRPQIALTTNGVALHRRAQALAEAGLDRVNVSLDTVDATHFAAITRRDRLDDVIAGLAAAQRAGLRPVKVNAVLDPQTGRDDVVALLKFCLQHDYQLRVIEQMPLDAGHSWERGSVLTAAEILETLRGHFTLTPDTAPRGSAPAQLWRVDGGSATVGVIASVSEAFCAACDRTRLTADGQVRNCLFATRETDLRALLRDGSDDDAIEAAWRSAMWQKAAGHGINDPSFVQPARPMSAIGG, from the coding sequence ATGACGGTGACTTCGTTGGGGCTGCCGACGGTGTTCCGGCCGGTCGGCGCGGCACCGGCCTCCGGACCGCTGATCGACACCTTCGGCCGAGTGGCCACCGATCTGCGGGTCTCCCTGACCGACCGGTGCAATCTGCGCTGCACCTACTGCATGCCCGCCGAGGGCCTGGACTGGCTGGCCACCGAGCAGGTGCTGAGCACCGAGGAACTGGTGCGACTGTTGCGCATCGCCGTGACCCGGCTGGGCATCACCAATGTCCGGTTCACCGGCGGCGAACCGCTACTGGCCAAGGACCTCGACCGGGTCATCGCGGCCACCGCCGCGCTGCGGCCCCGGCCCCAGATCGCGCTGACCACCAACGGCGTCGCGCTGCACCGCCGGGCCCAGGCCCTGGCCGAGGCCGGCCTGGACCGGGTCAACGTCTCGCTCGACACGGTCGACGCCACCCACTTCGCGGCGATCACCCGTCGGGACCGGCTCGACGACGTCATCGCGGGACTCGCCGCCGCGCAGCGCGCCGGCCTGCGACCGGTGAAGGTCAACGCGGTGCTGGACCCGCAGACCGGCCGCGACGACGTCGTGGCGCTGCTGAAGTTCTGCCTGCAGCACGACTATCAGTTGCGGGTCATCGAGCAGATGCCGCTGGACGCGGGGCACAGCTGGGAACGCGGCAGTGTGCTGACCGCCGCCGAGATCCTCGAGACCCTGCGCGGGCACTTCACGCTGACCCCGGACACCGCGCCGCGCGGATCCGCCCCCGCCCAGCTGTGGCGCGTCGACGGCGGGTCGGCCACGGTGGGTGTGATCGCCTCGGTGTCCGAGGCGTTCTGCGCGGCCTGCGACCGCACCCGGCTGACGGCCGACGGCCAGGTGCGCAACTGTCTTTTCGCGACCAGGGAGACCGACCTGCGCGCCCTGCTGCGCGACGGCTCCGACGACGACGCCATCGAAGCGGCCTGGCGTTCGGCGATGTGGCAGAAGGCCGCGGGCCACGGCATCAACGACCCGAGCTTCGTTCAGCCGGCACGGCCCA
- a CDS encoding YccF domain-containing protein, which produces MRLILNVIWLIFGGLWLALGYLLAALISFVLIITIPFGFAALRIASFALWPFGRTVVDKPGPRPGALVGNIIWIILFGWWLALGHLLSAIAMAVTIIGIPLALADLKMIPISLLPLGKDIVPVDQARQDPIGVPR; this is translated from the coding sequence ATGCGCCTGATACTGAACGTGATCTGGTTGATCTTCGGCGGCCTGTGGTTGGCCCTGGGATACCTGTTGGCCGCGCTGATCTCCTTCGTGTTGATCATCACCATCCCGTTCGGCTTCGCGGCGCTACGCATCGCGTCGTTCGCGCTGTGGCCGTTCGGCCGCACCGTCGTCGACAAGCCCGGTCCCCGCCCCGGCGCACTCGTCGGCAACATCATCTGGATCATCCTGTTCGGCTGGTGGCTGGCGCTCGGTCATCTGCTGAGCGCCATCGCGATGGCCGTCACGATCATCGGCATCCCGCTGGCGCTGGCCGATCTGAAGATGATCCCGATCTCGCTGCTGCCGCTCGGCAAGGACATCGTGCCGGTGGATCAGGCGCGCCAGGACCCGATCGGAGTGCCGCGATGA
- a CDS encoding cold-shock protein, producing MPTGRVKWYDAEKGFGFLSQEEGEDVYVRASALPAGVESLKAGQRVEFGVAAGRRGPQALSLKLIDPPPSLSRTRREAAGPPERKHTPDELHGMVEDMITLLEGTVQPELRKGRYPDRKVARRVSEVVKAVAHELDA from the coding sequence GTGCCGACCGGCCGGGTGAAGTGGTATGACGCCGAGAAGGGCTTCGGCTTCCTGTCCCAGGAGGAGGGGGAGGACGTCTACGTCCGCGCGTCCGCGCTGCCCGCAGGGGTGGAAAGCCTCAAGGCCGGCCAGCGGGTGGAGTTCGGGGTGGCCGCCGGCCGCCGCGGCCCGCAGGCGCTGAGCCTCAAGCTCATCGATCCGCCGCCCAGCCTGTCCCGGACGCGGCGGGAGGCCGCCGGTCCGCCGGAGCGCAAGCACACCCCCGACGAGTTGCACGGCATGGTCGAGGACATGATCACCCTGCTCGAGGGCACGGTGCAGCCCGAACTCCGCAAGGGGCGCTACCCCGATCGCAAGGTCGCCCGCCGGGTGTCCGAGGTGGTCAAGGCGGTCGCGCACGAACTCGACGCTTAA
- a CDS encoding glutathione S-transferase family protein, giving the protein MPDTYVASGGEFNRDTNYITTRITADGRDGYPVEPGRYRLIVARACPWANRAIIVRRLLGLEGVLSIGFCGPTHDQRSWTFDLDPDGLDPVLKIPRLRDAYLKRYPDYPKGITVPAIVDVPTGEVVTNDFAQLTLDLSTEWTAHHRPGAPQLYPEPLRAEIDEVSKRIYTEVNNGVYRCGFAGSQDAYDAAYDRLFTALDWLSERLSGQRYLVGDTITEADVRLFTTLARFDAVYHGHFKCNRQKLTELPVLWGYARDLFQTPGFGDTTDFVQIKQHYYIVHTDVNPTQVVPKGPDLSVWLTPHGREELGGRPFGDGTPPGPTAEGERVPAGHGAGAG; this is encoded by the coding sequence ATGCCTGATACCTACGTAGCCAGCGGCGGGGAGTTCAACCGCGACACCAACTACATCACCACCCGCATCACGGCCGACGGCCGCGACGGGTATCCGGTGGAACCCGGCCGGTACCGGTTGATCGTCGCCCGGGCCTGCCCGTGGGCCAACCGGGCGATCATCGTCCGGCGGCTGCTGGGGCTCGAAGGCGTTCTTTCCATTGGGTTTTGCGGTCCCACGCATGATCAGCGCAGCTGGACGTTCGACCTGGACCCGGACGGGCTCGACCCGGTGCTGAAGATCCCGCGGCTGCGCGACGCCTACCTGAAGCGATACCCGGACTACCCGAAGGGCATCACGGTCCCGGCGATCGTCGACGTGCCCACCGGCGAGGTCGTCACCAACGACTTCGCGCAGCTGACGCTGGACCTGTCCACCGAGTGGACCGCGCATCACCGGCCCGGGGCGCCGCAGCTCTATCCCGAGCCGTTGCGCGCCGAGATCGACGAGGTGAGCAAGAGGATCTACACCGAGGTCAACAACGGTGTGTACCGGTGCGGCTTCGCGGGCAGTCAGGACGCCTACGACGCGGCCTACGACCGGTTGTTCACCGCACTGGACTGGCTATCCGAGCGGTTGAGCGGGCAGCGGTACCTGGTCGGGGACACGATCACCGAGGCCGACGTGCGGTTGTTCACCACCCTGGCCCGCTTCGACGCCGTCTACCACGGGCATTTCAAGTGCAACCGACAGAAGCTGACCGAACTACCCGTGCTGTGGGGTTACGCCCGCGACCTGTTCCAGACGCCGGGGTTCGGCGACACCACCGACTTCGTGCAGATCAAGCAGCACTATTACATCGTGCACACCGACGTCAACCCGACGCAGGTGGTGCCCAAGGGGCCCGACCTCTCGGTCTGGCTGACCCCGCACGGCCGAGAAGAACTGGGCGGCAGGCCATTCGGTGACGGCACCCCGCCCGGGCCGACGGCCGAGGGGGAGCGGGTGCCTGCCGGGCACGGGGCCGGTGCTGGCTAG
- a CDS encoding deoxyribonuclease IV: protein MALLGAHVDSADPLAAAAARDAEVVQFFLGDPQGWKKPAEHPHAEALRDSDVAIYIHSPYVINVASTNNRIRIPSRKILHQHAEAAAAIGAKGLVVHGGHVTAKDDPQTGIENWRKLFERAEEAGGFPLPILIENTAGGDNAMARRFDRLAMLWDAVGQYEPGFVLDTCHAWAGGEELADIADRVKAITGRIDLVHANNSRDGFGSGADRHANFDAGTFDSELIAAVCRDAGCDVIIETPSDGHADDLAFLRKSLA, encoded by the coding sequence ATGGCTCTACTAGGTGCGCACGTCGACTCCGCCGACCCGTTGGCCGCCGCCGCGGCGCGCGACGCCGAGGTGGTGCAGTTCTTCCTGGGCGACCCGCAGGGGTGGAAGAAACCGGCCGAACATCCGCACGCCGAGGCGCTGCGGGACAGTGACGTGGCGATCTACATCCACTCGCCCTACGTCATCAACGTCGCCTCGACCAACAACCGGATCCGGATCCCCAGCCGCAAGATCCTGCATCAGCACGCGGAGGCCGCCGCCGCGATCGGCGCCAAGGGGTTGGTGGTGCACGGCGGGCACGTGACCGCCAAGGACGATCCACAGACCGGAATCGAGAACTGGCGCAAGCTGTTCGAGCGGGCCGAGGAGGCCGGCGGGTTTCCGCTGCCGATCCTGATCGAGAACACCGCCGGCGGCGACAACGCGATGGCGCGCCGCTTCGACCGGTTGGCCATGTTGTGGGATGCCGTCGGTCAGTACGAGCCGGGGTTCGTGCTGGACACCTGCCACGCCTGGGCCGGCGGTGAAGAACTCGCCGACATCGCCGACCGGGTCAAGGCCATCACCGGTCGCATCGATCTGGTGCACGCCAACAACTCCCGCGACGGCTTCGGTTCGGGTGCGGACCGGCACGCCAACTTCGACGCCGGAACCTTCGACTCGGAGTTGATCGCCGCGGTGTGCCGCGACGCCGGGTGCGACGTGATCATCGAGACCCCGTCCGACGGGCACGCCGACGACCTGGCGTTCCTGCGAAAGAGCCTGGCCTAG
- a CDS encoding DUF2771 domain-containing protein — protein sequence MKRIMIVLVSLAVVLASGAGGVAAWLLTRHDGPSLPEISAFTHGEAVRVGPYLYCNVVNLNECYEAGTQGELAVNHSDPVQLSVPSAIGTAPWRMILAYEEVDQDQIFTFAPGERLAVTIATVDPQRGRLTGLAVQLPTLVEVDGEIREIPHAEWSVRTVWEQRDAPASESNSD from the coding sequence ATGAAACGCATCATGATCGTGCTCGTCAGCCTCGCGGTGGTGCTCGCGTCCGGCGCCGGTGGCGTCGCGGCGTGGCTGCTGACCCGCCACGACGGCCCGTCGCTGCCCGAGATCAGCGCCTTCACCCACGGCGAGGCGGTGCGGGTGGGCCCGTACCTGTACTGCAATGTGGTGAACCTCAACGAGTGCTACGAGGCCGGCACGCAGGGTGAACTGGCGGTCAATCACAGTGACCCGGTGCAGCTTTCGGTGCCGTCGGCGATCGGCACGGCGCCGTGGCGGATGATCCTGGCCTACGAGGAGGTCGACCAGGACCAGATCTTCACCTTTGCCCCCGGCGAGCGGCTCGCGGTCACCATCGCCACGGTGGACCCGCAGCGCGGGCGGCTGACCGGGCTGGCCGTACAGCTGCCCACCCTGGTCGAGGTCGACGGGGAGATCCGCGAGATACCGCACGCGGAATGGTCGGTGCGCACCGTCTGGGAGCAGCGCGACGCGCCCGCGTCCGAGTCGAACTCCGACTAG
- a CDS encoding MFS transporter, whose translation MSGRRDDPRSGDRRRPRPGEHPGMANYPSDPPRKPRSSPSNNRYLPPLDEDRRRADRPRDEADRATDDAARITVTRAAAMRSREMGTRMYGLVHRAATADGADKSGLTALTWPVVANFAVDAAMAVALANTLFFAAATAESKSRVALYLLITIAPFAVIAPLIGPALDRLQHGRRVALAGSFALRTVLAFVLIANYDGATGSFPSWVLYPCALGMMVLSKSFTVLRSAVTPRVMPPSIDLVRVNSRLTMFGLLGGTIVGGGIAAGVEYGLTSLFALPGALWVLVAVSLAGIWLSMQIPRWVEVTAGEVPATLSYHDSDRYGEALRRRPDAAAQTPARAPRQPLGRNVITALWGNCTVKVMVGFLFLYPAFVAKSHEASGWEQLAILGLIGAAAGVGNFAGNFTAARLKLGRPAVLVVRCAIAVTAAALAAAVTGNLLVVAVATLVTSGASAIAKASLDASLQQDLPEESRASAFGRSESVLQLAWVLGGAIGVLVYTDLWVGFTAISAVLIPGLAQTVLSFHGASLIPGLGGNRPVKVGQNGTEREETRVWSQVGNRE comes from the coding sequence GTGTCAGGGCGTCGAGATGATCCGCGGTCCGGGGACCGGCGTCGGCCCCGTCCCGGCGAGCATCCGGGGATGGCGAACTACCCCAGCGACCCGCCGCGAAAGCCGCGTTCCTCGCCGAGCAACAACCGCTACCTGCCGCCGCTGGACGAGGACCGCCGCCGCGCGGATCGGCCCCGCGACGAGGCGGACCGGGCCACCGACGACGCCGCCCGCATCACGGTGACGCGCGCGGCCGCGATGCGCAGCCGCGAGATGGGCACCCGGATGTACGGCCTGGTGCACCGCGCCGCGACCGCCGACGGCGCCGACAAGTCCGGCCTGACCGCACTCACCTGGCCGGTGGTCGCCAACTTCGCCGTCGACGCCGCCATGGCCGTCGCGCTGGCCAACACGCTGTTCTTCGCCGCGGCGACCGCCGAATCCAAGAGCCGCGTGGCGCTGTACCTGCTGATCACCATTGCCCCGTTCGCCGTTATCGCCCCGCTGATCGGGCCCGCGCTGGACCGGTTGCAGCACGGCCGGCGGGTGGCGCTGGCCGGATCGTTCGCGCTGCGCACCGTGCTGGCCTTCGTGCTGATCGCCAACTACGACGGCGCCACCGGCAGCTTCCCGTCCTGGGTGCTCTACCCGTGCGCGCTCGGGATGATGGTGCTGTCCAAGTCGTTCACGGTGCTGCGCAGCGCCGTCACCCCGCGGGTGATGCCGCCCAGCATCGACCTGGTCCGGGTGAACTCCCGGCTGACGATGTTCGGCTTGCTCGGCGGCACGATCGTCGGCGGCGGCATCGCCGCCGGGGTGGAGTACGGGCTGACCAGCCTGTTCGCGCTGCCCGGCGCGCTGTGGGTGCTCGTGGCCGTCTCGCTCGCCGGGATCTGGCTGTCGATGCAGATCCCGCGCTGGGTGGAGGTCACCGCCGGTGAGGTCCCCGCGACGCTGAGCTATCACGACTCCGACCGCTACGGCGAGGCGCTGCGCCGCCGGCCCGACGCGGCCGCGCAGACCCCGGCCCGCGCGCCCCGCCAGCCCCTGGGCCGCAACGTCATCACCGCGCTGTGGGGCAACTGCACCGTCAAGGTGATGGTGGGCTTTCTGTTCCTCTATCCCGCGTTCGTCGCGAAGTCGCACGAGGCCAGCGGCTGGGAACAGCTGGCCATCCTGGGCCTGATCGGCGCCGCCGCCGGAGTCGGCAACTTCGCCGGCAACTTCACCGCCGCGCGGCTCAAGCTCGGCCGGCCGGCTGTGCTGGTGGTGCGCTGCGCCATCGCGGTCACCGCCGCCGCGCTGGCCGCCGCGGTCACCGGCAACCTGCTGGTCGTGGCCGTCGCGACGCTGGTCACCTCGGGTGCCAGCGCCATCGCCAAGGCCTCGCTGGACGCCTCGCTGCAGCAGGACCTGCCCGAGGAATCCCGGGCCTCGGCGTTCGGCCGGTCGGAGTCCGTGCTGCAGCTGGCCTGGGTGCTCGGCGGCGCCATCGGCGTGCTGGTCTACACCGACCTGTGGGTGGGATTCACCGCGATCAGCGCGGTGCTGATCCCGGGCCTGGCGCAGACCGTGCTCAGTTTCCATGGCGCATCATTGATCCCGGGCCTCGGCGGCAACCGCCCGGTCAAGGTCGGCCAGAACGGTACCGAACGCGAAGAAACGAGAGTGTGGTCGCAGGTGGGCAACCGCGAATGA
- a CDS encoding DUF3027 domain-containing protein has protein sequence MDSGTETTERPTAEPGAGHGAEVTEALAAVLNGAVEAAREAVEDFSGGTVGEYLGVSYDDPTAATHRFLATLPGYRGWQWAVVVAAYPGATRATISEVALVPGPTALLAPEWVPWEERVRPGDLGPGDLLAPAADDPRLVPGYLLSGDPEMDETAAEIGLGRRQVMSAWGRDDAAQRWHDGEFGPSSAMARATKRVCRDCGFLLPMAGELGTMFGVCGNELAADGHVVDFTYGCGAHSDTPAPPGGAGSPQFDPYDDGVLEVAATPNPEQSDEPTVLNPVPPPL, from the coding sequence ATGGACAGCGGGACCGAAACCACCGAACGACCCACAGCGGAGCCCGGCGCCGGCCACGGCGCCGAGGTGACCGAAGCCTTGGCGGCCGTGCTCAACGGCGCGGTGGAGGCTGCGCGCGAGGCGGTCGAGGACTTCAGCGGCGGCACCGTCGGCGAGTATCTGGGCGTCAGCTACGACGATCCGACCGCGGCCACCCATCGCTTCCTGGCCACCCTGCCCGGCTACCGCGGCTGGCAGTGGGCCGTGGTCGTGGCCGCCTACCCCGGTGCCACCCGCGCCACCATCAGCGAGGTGGCCCTGGTGCCCGGTCCGACGGCGTTGCTGGCCCCGGAGTGGGTGCCGTGGGAGGAGCGGGTGCGTCCCGGCGACCTGGGCCCCGGCGATCTGCTGGCCCCGGCGGCCGACGATCCGCGGCTGGTGCCCGGCTATCTGCTCAGCGGCGACCCGGAGATGGACGAGACCGCGGCCGAGATCGGGCTGGGCCGCCGCCAGGTGATGAGCGCCTGGGGCCGCGACGACGCCGCGCAGCGCTGGCACGACGGGGAGTTCGGCCCGTCCTCGGCGATGGCGCGCGCCACCAAGCGGGTGTGCCGGGACTGCGGCTTCCTGCTTCCGATGGCCGGCGAGCTGGGCACGATGTTCGGGGTGTGCGGTAACGAACTGGCCGCCGACGGCCACGTGGTGGACTTCACCTACGGCTGCGGCGCCCACTCGGACACACCGGCCCCGCCGGGCGGCGCCGGGTCCCCGCAGTTCGACCCCTACGACGACGGGGTGCTCGAGGTGGCGGCCACGCCGAACCCCGAGCAGTCCGACGAGCCGACCGTGCTCAACCCTGTTCCGCCGCCGCTTTGA
- a CDS encoding SRPBCC family protein yields the protein MAAPLLQAEITIDAPVSKVWELVSDFGRMPDWSPQCRLMKPLGQVRPGTRTLNLNRRNKLMVWPTTCTITEVVPQQKLAFKVDVNRTVWSYELEPTASGGTRVIESRHAENGTTAVSNLLVKTLMGGVPSFEQELVDGMNVSLARIKAAAEQG from the coding sequence ATGGCCGCCCCGCTGCTGCAAGCCGAGATCACCATCGACGCACCCGTGTCCAAGGTCTGGGAGTTGGTGTCGGACTTCGGTCGGATGCCGGACTGGAGCCCGCAATGCCGGCTGATGAAGCCGCTCGGTCAGGTGCGGCCCGGCACCCGGACGCTGAACCTGAACCGGCGCAACAAGCTCATGGTCTGGCCCACCACCTGCACCATCACCGAGGTCGTCCCGCAGCAGAAGCTGGCCTTCAAGGTCGACGTCAACCGCACGGTGTGGAGCTACGAACTGGAACCCACCGCGAGCGGCGGCACTCGCGTGATCGAATCGCGGCACGCCGAGAACGGCACCACGGCGGTGTCCAACCTGTTGGTCAAGACGCTGATGGGCGGGGTGCCGAGCTTCGAGCAAGAACTCGTCGACGGCATGAACGTCTCGCTTGCGCGCATCAAAGCGGCGGCGGAACAGGGTTGA
- a CDS encoding DUF2530 domain-containing protein — MAAESPEPPPLPTALTEPWRVIGVGALLWLLATLAAFTVPALESWRPICLAGLATGVIGTSVFLWQRSAARRGARGAQTGLIDPPPTA; from the coding sequence ATGGCCGCCGAATCTCCCGAACCCCCGCCGTTGCCCACCGCGCTGACCGAACCGTGGCGGGTGATCGGTGTCGGGGCTTTGCTGTGGCTGCTGGCCACCCTGGCCGCGTTCACCGTTCCCGCGCTGGAGAGCTGGCGGCCCATCTGCCTGGCCGGCCTGGCCACCGGCGTCATCGGGACGTCGGTGTTCCTCTGGCAGCGCAGCGCCGCCCGCCGCGGTGCCCGCGGCGCGCAGACCGGTTTGATCGACCCACCGCCCACCGCCTGA
- a CDS encoding MarR family winged helix-turn-helix transcriptional regulator gives MIDVDGRLVGDLSLAVLRLARQLRFRRPDSPVSLSQLSALSTLHKEGAMTPGTLAIRERVRPPSMTRVIAALAEMGLVVRTPHPIDGRQVLVSVSDSGVELLETEQRESQAWLQHRLGTLNSDERSVLLRAAKLMSTIVDERA, from the coding sequence GTGATAGATGTCGATGGTCGACTGGTGGGGGATCTTTCGCTGGCGGTGCTCCGGCTCGCGCGGCAGCTGCGTTTCCGCCGTCCGGACTCGCCCGTGTCGCTGTCCCAGCTTTCGGCACTGTCGACCCTGCACAAGGAGGGCGCGATGACGCCCGGCACCCTCGCCATCCGCGAGCGCGTGCGGCCGCCGTCGATGACCCGCGTCATCGCCGCGCTGGCGGAGATGGGTCTGGTGGTGCGGACGCCGCATCCGATCGACGGCCGCCAGGTGCTGGTGTCGGTGTCCGACAGCGGCGTCGAGTTGCTGGAGACCGAGCAGCGCGAGAGTCAGGCGTGGTTGCAGCACCGATTGGGCACGCTGAACTCCGACGAGCGCTCGGTGCTGCTGCGCGCAGCAAAGCTGATGTCGACCATCGTCGACGAAAGAGCGTGA
- a CDS encoding TrmH family RNA methyltransferase encodes MSVNVVDVEDVGDPRLDDFRDLNSVDRRPDLPTGRGLVIAEGVLVVQRMLASRFAPHALLGTARRLEELRADLDGSDIPYYRVEPTVMADAVGFHLNRGVLAAARRPAELSPAGVVAHARTIAVLEGVNDHENLGSIFRNAAGLGVDGVLFGAGCADPLYRRAVRVSMGHALLVPFAKAQRWPADLHLLRERGFRLLAMTPDPGAATLADAMTELADDRVAILVGAEGPGLTETTMRASDVRVRIPMSRGTDSLNVATAAALAFYERARSDH; translated from the coding sequence GTGAGCGTCAACGTTGTTGATGTCGAGGACGTGGGGGATCCCCGGCTGGACGATTTCCGCGACCTGAACTCGGTGGACCGGCGGCCCGACCTGCCCACCGGTCGGGGCCTGGTGATCGCCGAGGGCGTGTTGGTCGTGCAGCGGATGCTGGCCTCGCGGTTCGCCCCGCACGCCTTGCTGGGTACCGCGCGGCGACTCGAGGAACTGCGCGCCGACCTGGACGGCTCCGACATCCCGTACTACCGGGTCGAACCCACCGTGATGGCCGACGCCGTCGGATTCCACCTGAACCGCGGCGTGCTGGCCGCCGCGCGCCGGCCCGCGGAGTTGAGCCCGGCCGGGGTGGTGGCCCACGCCCGCACCATCGCGGTGCTCGAGGGCGTCAACGATCACGAGAACCTCGGGTCGATCTTCCGCAACGCCGCCGGGCTCGGGGTCGACGGTGTGCTCTTCGGGGCCGGCTGCGCGGACCCGTTGTATCGGCGCGCGGTGCGGGTGTCGATGGGGCACGCCCTGCTGGTGCCCTTCGCCAAGGCGCAGCGCTGGCCCGCCGATCTACACCTGTTGCGGGAGCGGGGATTTCGGCTGCTCGCCATGACGCCGGACCCGGGGGCGGCCACGCTGGCCGACGCCATGACGGAATTGGCCGACGACCGGGTGGCGATCCTCGTCGGTGCCGAGGGGCCGGGGCTGACCGAGACGACGATGCGCGCCAGCGATGTGCGGGTACGCATCCCGATGTCGCGGGGCACCGATTCGCTCAACGTCGCCACGGCGGCGGCGCTGGCCTTCTATGAGCGGGCGCGCTCGGACCATTAG
- a CDS encoding DUF2537 domain-containing protein gives MTEEGTPWGTGLTAAAFAAAVTAAAIVVLSLGLIRVHPLLAVGLNLIAVGGLAPTVWGWRRIPVVRWFVLGSAVGVAGGWLALLALAAAG, from the coding sequence GTGACCGAAGAAGGCACCCCCTGGGGGACCGGGCTGACTGCGGCGGCGTTCGCCGCGGCGGTGACGGCGGCCGCGATCGTGGTCCTCAGCCTCGGACTGATCCGGGTGCATCCGCTGTTGGCGGTGGGGTTGAACCTGATCGCCGTCGGCGGCCTAGCCCCGACGGTGTGGGGCTGGCGGCGCATCCCGGTCGTGCGCTGGTTCGTCCTGGGCAGCGCGGTCGGTGTGGCGGGCGGCTGGCTGGCGCTGTTGGCGTTGGCCGCCGCGGGCTGA
- the sepH gene encoding septation protein SepH, with protein sequence MRDLKVVGLDVDGRHIICEDDAPAAAGGPTKFRLRVDDRLRAAVRGDASRVGQTQIDIEVRSVLRPKDIQARIRAGASVEQLAEASGAELSKIERFAHPVLLERARAAELATAAHPVLADGPAVLTLLESVTTALVNRGLNPDDTAWDAWRNEDGRWTVQLAWKAGRSDNVAHFRFVPGAHGGTVTALDDTATELIDPDFDRPLRPVAPLPQLEFESPAPGQPAPAPKAAPKATPKASPEPAPAAETAPPARAKRAKPAVPAWEDVLLGVRSSGDR encoded by the coding sequence ATGCGAGATCTGAAAGTTGTTGGACTCGACGTCGACGGCCGACACATCATCTGCGAGGACGACGCTCCGGCCGCGGCCGGCGGGCCCACCAAGTTCCGGCTGCGCGTCGACGACCGGCTCCGCGCTGCCGTCCGCGGTGACGCCTCCCGAGTCGGTCAGACACAAATCGACATCGAGGTCAGAAGCGTGCTGCGTCCCAAGGATATTCAAGCCCGGATCCGTGCCGGGGCATCCGTCGAGCAGCTGGCCGAGGCCAGCGGCGCGGAACTGTCGAAGATCGAACGCTTCGCACACCCCGTCCTGCTCGAACGCGCCCGGGCCGCCGAACTGGCCACCGCGGCGCACCCCGTGCTCGCCGACGGACCGGCCGTCCTGACCCTGCTGGAATCGGTCACCACCGCGCTGGTCAACCGCGGGCTCAACCCCGACGACACCGCGTGGGACGCCTGGCGCAACGAGGACGGCCGCTGGACCGTGCAGCTGGCGTGGAAGGCCGGCCGGTCGGACAACGTCGCACACTTCCGCTTCGTCCCCGGCGCGCACGGCGGCACCGTCACCGCGCTGGATGACACCGCGACCGAGCTGATCGACCCCGACTTCGACCGGCCGCTGCGTCCGGTCGCCCCGCTGCCCCAGCTGGAGTTCGAGAGCCCGGCCCCCGGCCAGCCCGCCCCGGCCCCCAAGGCAGCCCCGAAGGCGACTCCGAAGGCCTCGCCCGAACCGGCGCCGGCGGCCGAAACGGCCCCGCCCGCCCGCGCCAAGCGCGCCAAGCCCGCGGTCCCCGCCTGGGAGGACGTGCTGCTCGGGGTGCGCTCCAGCGGCGACCGCTGA